AAGACGATGCTGGTGACGACGACGGTGGTAACAGCGGAAGCGGCGGCAGCGGCGGCCCGAACCAGGAACTCGCGCTCGCGGCCGGCCTCGAGTTCGCCGCGAGCGAGACCGAGGCCGTCCTCGCGAGCGTCGACACCGACGGGATCGACGGACCGACGGACGCTGCGGGCGCGATCGTCGACGGTGAAACGATAGACTCGGAGGAGGAGGAGGCGGCGGCGAAACGCGCACTCGCGGCGAACGACGTTTACGGACCGCTCGAAGACTTCGGTGCCCTGCTCGAGACGGGCTACACCGGGACGAACGTCAACGACCTCCGCGTGCTCGTCGTTTCGGGGGAGGCGTCGCGAGCGTAGACGGGTCGTTCGCGTTCTCTCGTCGGTGCGAGGGTGCAGAACGGTCGACGGCCGGCGATCGGTAGTCGGAGATCGGATCGGCCGGGAAGAAGAAAAGGCGCGAGGAAGCAGCGGGATGATATCGAACGATTCTGGGATCTCGAGCGGTCGGTAGCCGCGGTAGTATCAGTCGTCGGTCGCTCGAGCGTTCCAGCGATTCTCGTCGACGGCGAACTTTCCGCCGGTACACTGACGAACGTATCCCGCCCGCTGTAGCTCGCGGCAGCGGCGTTCGACCGTCGCCGGATGGCTGGCAAGAGAGTCCGCTAACTCCGGAATCGTGATCGGTCCGGATTCCGAAAGTGTCTGAAGGACTACGCGTTCGCTCCGGTTGGATACCAGTCCATCTGTCGGCATTGAGCGTGTCTTGGTATTGTCGAACCCGGACATCAACGGTCGCGCCGGTTCCCACTTCCCGAGAATAGGTGCGTCGTGACGACTCCCGGTGGTTGTCGGAGTTTCCGTCGTCGATCGACAGCTCTCTGCCGACGCTGTCTCTCTCGGGAATCAGCCGCGGCCGAAGCGACGAGTGTACGGCTCGGCTGTCGCGTCGCGCGGTTACGGGAAGAAGATCGGCGCGACGGGGCGAGGCAGCCGCAACCGGGCTAGCCGTTGAACGCCTCGGCGAAGTCGGTCGGCAGCGTTCCGAGGTCGATTCCCCACGCCAGCGGCAGCCAGAGGAGCGCGACCAGCGTGATCAGAATGATTCCGAGGACGTTGAGCCCGACGCCGACGCGAGCCATCTGAGGCAGCGTGATGTAGCCGCTACCGAAGACGATGGCGTTCGGCGGCGTCGCGACCGGGAGCATGAACGCGAACGAGGCCGCGGTCGCGCCCGCGATCATCAGCCCGTAGGGGTGGACGCCGATACCCACCGCGACGCCGGCGAGGATCGGCATGAGCATCGCCGTCGTCGCCGTGTTCGAAGTGACCTCCGTCAGGAAGATCGTCATCGTGACGACCGTGAGTATGATGAGAACCATGGAGACGCCCTCGAGTCCGGCGAGCTGTTCGCCGATCCACGCCGCGAGGCCGGTATCGCCGAAGCCGGCGGCGATGGCGAGGCCGCCACCGAACAGGAGGATGACGCCCCACGGAATCTCGACGCCGCTGGTCCAGTCGAGGAGGAACGTGTGATCACCGTCTTCGGTCTTCGTCGGCAGCGTGAACAGTACCAGCGCGCCGCCGATGGCGACGATCGTGTCGACGTCCTCCGGAACGGGAACGAGTCCGGCCTGGTCGGCCAGACTGGCGCCTATCCACGCCGCCGCCATGCCCACGAAGACGACCAGCACCATCCGCTCTTGAGTTCCCATCGAGCCGAGTCGCTCGAGTTCGGTGTCGATCGTGTCGGCGCCGATCGGTAACTGATCGAACTCCGGCGAGATAGCGACCCGGGTGACGTAGAGGTAGACCGTTACGAGCCCGACGATCGAGATCGGAACCCCGTAGAGCATCCACTCGGCGAAGCCGATCGTCGTTCCGAACAGTTCGCCTGCCTGGCCCGCAAAGAGGATGTTCGGCGGCGTACCGATAAGCGTCGCGACGCCGCCGACGGACGCGCCGTAGGCGATACAGAGCATCAGGGCGACGCCGAAGGAGAAGTTGCCCTCGCTCGTGTCGATCTCGAGGTCGGTCTCGTCGACCAGATCCGCGGTCTGGTAGATGACCGCCAGCGCGATCGGAACCATCATCATCACGGTCGCGCTGTTAGAGACCCACATCGAGAGGAACGCCGTCGCGAGCATGAACCCGAGGATGAGCCGCGAGGGCTCGGTTCCGACGGCCTTGATCGTCCGGAGGGCGATGCGCCGGTGGAGCCCCCACCGCTGCATCGCCATCGCGAGGAAGAATCCGCCCATGAAGAGAAAGATCAGCGGATTGGCGTAGGAGGGAGTCGTCTCCCCGGCCGGGAGCGCACCGGTCAGCGGAAACAGCACGATCGGGAGCAGCGACGTCGCCGGAATCGGGATCGCCTCGGACATCCACCAGACCGCGATCCACGCGGTGGCGGCGGCGACGGCCTGTCCTTCCGGCGTCAGTCCCTCCGGCGTCGGCGAGAGGTACAGCACCGCGAACAGGAGCGGGCCGAGAACGAATCCGATCTTCTGCCGGAGTTTGTACTCACCGCCAACGTCGAACGGCGACTGGTCGTCGCCTCCGGATCCATCGCCCCCGGATTCCGCGGTTCCGCCTCCGTCGTTCACTTGTTGGCCGCCGTCGGCGAACGCCGTCCGAGCGACGCGTTTTTCTTCCTTTGAGAGCGTATCCAGGTCTTCGGCGATCGCTCGCCCGTCGAGGGTGAGATACGCCTTCGTCTGTTCGTTGAGAACCCACAGATACGTCCAGATGCGCTGGATGATCGACTGGTACTTTCTTCGCGAGCGGAACACCATTGTTGCGAGCGTTTCGAATGGAAGACTAAAAAACGCCGAGATTCGGTTGCGTGAGGATGTCAACATTGGTGAAACTCCTCACGGAAGTTCGGCCCAGAAACCCGCCAGCGCTCGAGAGGAATCCGCCAACGTCGGAACCCACATACTCGTGCCGAGTGAAGCCGGAGTATGCCGCTGTTACAGTTCGATACGACCCGTTCGTTGACCCCCGAGGAACGAACGGCTCTCGCCGATCGAGTGACGGAACTGTACACGAGCGAGATGGAGACGACTGCGGGTCACGTCGCGGTGACGATCCGCGAACACGAGGCGTCGGCGCTCCACCTCGGCCGTGCGGTCGAGGGACCGCTCCTGTTTCTCGACGCCGAAATCCGTCGCGGGCGCTCCTTCGAGCGGAAACGAGCGTTCGCGCTCGCCACCATGGAGTACGCGGGTAAGACGCTCGAGATTCCCGACGAGAACGTGAAAGTCGTGTTCACCGAACACCCGGGAGAGGCGATGATGGGCGTCGACCGCGTCGGCGGCGAGTGGTCCGAGGAGTGAGACTGAGACGCTTCGATCGGACTCGGAGGCCGTTCTGCACTCGAAAATCCCCGTTCTCGGCCGGCGCCGGCTTCCGGTTTCGGCACCGTAAAGCACGTCCCTTCGAAACGAACGCAGTGTTCGATGGATCGGTCGTACTGGCGAACGGTCTCGCTCGTGACGACGTGGCAGATCGCCGCGAGCATCTGCTACTACACGGTCTTCGCGGCGACGCCGTTCTTTCGCACGGAGTTCGGACTGTCCCGGTTTCAGGTTGGATTCGTCGTGACCGCGCTCACGCTGGGGTACGCGGTCTTTCTCCTGCCGGTTGGCGCGCTGACCGACCGGTTCGGCGAGTACCGCACGCTTTCGCTCGGCCTCGTCGGCCTCGCGACCGGCGCGGCGCTGGTCGCCGGCGCGCCGTCCGTCGCGCTCCTGCTCGCCGCCGCGTTCTTCCTCGGATCGACGTACGCCGCGGCGATTCCGGGGACGAACAAGGCGGTCTACGACAACATCGCCGCCGGTCGGCAGAACCTCGCGATGGGTATCAAGCAGGTCGGCGTCACCGCCGGCAGCGGCATCAGCGCCCTGCTCGTGACGGGACTCGCCGGCGCGCTCTTCTGGCAGGCCGGCTTCCTGATCGCCGCCGCCGTCGGCGTCGTCGTCGCGGCGGTCTTCGCGTTTCTCTACACCGGGAGCCACGACGGCGGAACGGCCGAGTATCCCGACTTCCGCGCGCTGTCGCACAATCGGCCGTACCGCCGCCTGGTCGCGGCGGGGTTCTTCCTCGGCGCGGCGCTGTTCACCACGACCGGCTACACCGTTCTGTTCGTCGCGGAGGAGGTGGGGGCATCGATCGCCTTCGGCGGAGTCGTACTTGCAATCGTGCAGCTATTCGGCAGCGTCGGTCGAATCACCACGGGATGGCTGAGCGACGCGCTACCGGGCGATCCGCAGTTCCGGATCGGCGCGATTCTGATCGTCCAGGCGCTCGCCGGAGCCGTGCTGTTCGCCGTCGTCGCCGCCGCGTCGACGGCGATCGGGGCCGTCGTCGCCTTCGCCGCGCTCGGCTTCTTCGTCCTCGGAAACACCGGCGTCTACTACTCCTGTATGGCGACGCTGGTCGGGGCCGACGAGATGGGCGGCGCGACCGCCGGCGGACAGCTCTCGCTCGTCGCCGGGTCGATCGTCGCGCCGCCCGCCTTCGGCTACCTCGCGGACGGCGTCGGCTACCGCGCCTCGTGGTGGCTGCTCGGCGGCGGCTGCGTCGTCGCGGCCGCGTTGCTCCTGTTCGTCGTGCGCACCGAGCCGCCGGTCGACGAGTCCGCGATGAGCGACTGATCGATGCCGGATCGTGAACCACTATGGCCGCTCGTCTCGAACGCCACCCGTGTACCGAATTCTGCTCGCGGTCGACGAGAACGAGACCCGCGGTCGCGCACAGGCCGAGGCCGTCCTCGAACTACCAGATACCGACGACGTCTTCGTCGACGTCGTCCACGTTCACGAGGGAATGTCGGGACCCGACGCCGAGTGGGCTGCGGGCGGCTTCTCCGAGGAGTACGCTGAGAAGATGGACGAGAACGTTCGAAGGCGCGCGTCATTACCGGCGTCGGTCGAGACCGTTACGGAGATCCTCGAGTCGAGCGCCGTCGAATACGCGGTCCACGAGTCGGTCGGCGAGCCCGCGGAGACGATCCTCGCCGCCGCGTCCGAACGCGACAGCGACGGAATCGTCATCGGTATTCAGAAGCGATCTCCCGTCGGAAAGGTGCTGTTCGGAAGCGTCGTGCAGGCGGTGATCCTCGACAGCGACCGACCGGTAACGGTCGTTCCGGAGCGCTGAGCCGCGGTCGGTCGGGTTCGATCGTCGCTCCGTTACCAGTGGGCGTCGTCGGATCCGGTTCGCGTTCCGTCATCACGCGAGTCACCGCCGCGGTCGTCGCTCCGCACGGAAACGGGTCGGTACTCGAGGTAGACGCGGGCGTACGCGAACTGCAACGACCGGGCTGACGACCGCGGTCAGGATCGCCGTCACCGCGAGAAACGCGAGATAGAACCCGTCCCGTGGCCGGTAAACGGCGCCGTGACGATTCCCGCCCCGGCGACGACGAGAAACGACACGACGTAGATACCGAACAGTTCGAGGAGGTTGCCCTTCGCGACGGACCAGCGCGTGTTGAGGTTCTCGAGGGCGTCCCGTTCGTACGGCGAATGATCGAACGATCTATATAAAAACGGTCGTCTCCTTACAAGACCGATCCAGGTTCGAACGACTACCGCAGACAGGCTGCGACGACCTCGAGCATCCCCTCTCCCTGTACCTCCTCGGCGAACAGCGGAACACGACGAACGTCGGTGCCCCGGAACAGCTCCTGGGCTTCCGCGAGCGCCGACTGCTGGACGTCCCAGCGGCGCTGGCAGAACTCGCAGTCGTCGAGGTTCGGCTGGAGGAACTCGCCCTCGACGTCGTCGGTGACGTCCGAGAGCGGCTCCATGACGCGGTTGACGACGACGGTGCCCACGGGAATCTCGAACTCCCGGAGCCGTTCGCGAAGCCGCTTGGACTCGAGGACGCTCATCTCCTCGGGAACGAGGACGATCCGGAAGTCCGTCCGCGCCGGATCGCGCAGCGCGGCCCGAAGCCGTTCGATGCGCTCGCGGAGCACCTCGAGGTCCTCGAGGTCCGCCTCCTGGTCGGGAATCTCCTGCCCGCCGAACATCCCCTTGATGCCGTCGATCATGCCGCCGATTCGCTGGCGGAACTGCACGATCCGGCCCATCATCGTATCCATGATCTCGGGGAGCTGAAGCAGCCGGAGGGTGTGTCCCGTCGGCGCCGTGTCGACGACGACGCGCTCGAATCGGTCGTCGTCCATGTACTCGAGCAGAAGTTGCATCGCGGCGGCCTCGTCGGAGCCCGGCATCGGGCCGCCGAGCAGCGAGTCCATCGGTGACTCCTCGCCGACCATCTCGTCGAGCCCGCCGAACATGTCGCCACCTTGGCCCGCGAAGGCGGCCTGCCCCTCTTCGACGGCAGCTTCGGGATCGATCTCCGCGGCGTACAGCGGGATGTCCTCGCGAATCCTGTCGGGTTCCGCCGGGATGTCGGTCTCGAACGTATCCGAGAGCGAGTGGGCGGGGTCCGTCGAGACGACGAGCGTCGAGACGCCCCCGCGAGCGCTGTCGAGTGCGGTCGCCGCCGCCATCGTCGTCTTCCCGACGCCACCTTTCCCGCCGTAGAGCACGTAGTCGGGGCCGTCGATATCCTCGCCGGAGGGGTCGACCGCGACGGTCTCTCGCTGTTCGTCCGGCACCGAGTCCGTCGGTGTGACCTCGATCGTGTGGGACTCCTCGTCCGTCGCAGTCGCGTCCCCTTCGGCCGTTTCGTCGACCGGCTCGACGTCGATTCCGCTCATACGCGCCGGTTTCCGCCGCGCACACGAGTAGTCGTCGGTCTCGATCAGTCAGTCCCCGTCGATACCTCGAGAGTCGATTCCGGATCCCCGCTTTTCCGCTCTTTCCCACGGTGTATTACCACCCTTGTAGACAAACTAGGTCTGCAGAATCTCCTTACCTGTATATCCATACTAGACATCGAATTTAATTACGAGAGTCGCATCGATCCGAACACGTCGAAGCAGGTGGTGGCGCTTCGAACCCCGTACTCATGACAGCACAACTTACGAAGCTACGAGCAGAGGAATCGTCGACGACGGACGCCACACAGTTCCCCTACGGAGCCGAAGACACCGGACTACCGCTCCCGACGGCACACTCTCGCGGCGTTCTTCGACCGCGGAGCGCGAGCGACGCGGTCGGTGTCGCCGGATCGACGGACTGTCCGGCTTGCGATGCGGAGACGGTCAACGGCGCCGGGCTGTTCGCCTGCACGAACTGTTCCTGGAACGGGTCCCTTCGGTAACGGTTGACCCCGCGGCCCTCCTCATTTCGTCGCGTTCGTCTTTCTCGCCCCGACGCGTTCGTCCGTCACTTTTCGTCGTACTCGTCCTCGCCGTCGTTACGAATCGTCGAAGTACGCCGCGAGCCGATCGGCGGCCGCCGATACCCGCGGCGTGACGAGCGCGAACCGGAGCCAGTCGCTCCGCGAGTCGCCGAACGCCTCCCCCGGCATGCCGGCGACGCCGGCCTCGTCGATCAGCCGCTCGGCGTTCTCGAGCGTCCCCGGATACCCCTCGAAGCGCGCCATCACGTAGAACGAGCCCTGCGGCGTGGTGTACTCGGCGCCCGCGGTCTCGAGCGCGTCGGTGAAGGTCTCGACCCGCTCGGCGAGGAGTTCGCGGTTGCGCTCGTAGTAGTCGGGACCGGTCTCGCGCAGCGCCCGGAGGACCGCGTACTGGGAGGGTCGACTGCCGGCGACGTTGACCAGCATGTGGCGACTCTTGGCGTTCTCGACGAGGTGCGGCGGGAAGACCGCGTAGCCCACGCGGAAGCCGGTGATCGCCATCGACTTCGAAAAGGCGTTGGTGATGACCCGGTGATCGGAGTCGAACCCGAGCGCGCTGGCGAACTCCCCGGAGAGATCGTAGTGGTCGTACACTTCGTCACTAACGAGGATCGCGTCGTACTCCTCGGCGATAGCGACGAGTTCCCGAACCGTCTCCTCGGGGTAAACCGCTCCGGTCGGGTTGTTCGGCGAGTTGACCACGATCGCGGCAGTCTCTCCGCTCGCGGCCGCGCGAACGTCGGCCGGCTCGAGCTGTCCCTCGTCGTCGGTCGCGACGAACGACTGCGTTCCGCCGAGCATCGTCGTCTTCCCCGGATAGTAGGGGTAGACCGGATCGGTCAGCAGGATCTCGTCGCCGCGATCTCGCTCGAGCGCCCGCGCCATCGCGAGGTAGTTCGCCTCGCCGGCGCCGTTGGTGATGACGACCTGCTCGACGTCGACGCCCCGCCGGGCGGCGATCTCCTCGCGGAGTTCTCGTAAGCCCACGCTCGGCGGATACTGGAACTGGTCGGGCTCGAGGTCGGCGTACTCGTGCAGCCCCTCTCGGAGCGCCTCGGGCGGCTCCCAGTCGGGGTTGCCGCTCACCATATCGACGACGTCGCGGTCCGCCTGGGCCGCGTACTGCATCACGTGGAAGAACAGCGGCGTCTCGTACTCCATATCGGGTACTGGGAACGCCCCGACCGTCGTTCTTTCCGTTCGGCCTCGGATCGCCTCTCGAGGCGCTCGAGTCAGTTCGCGGCTCGGCTGCCGCCCGAACCGACGAAACCCGGTCTTTGAAACGCGCTCGTCCCCTCGAATCAGGTATGAACGACGAGATCGAACGCGAACTCCCGATGCAGGTGGCCGACGCCCTCCGCGACGAAGAGGAGACGCTCGCCGTCGCCGAGTCCTGCACCGGCGGGCTGATCGGCGCCGCCGTCACCGCCGTTCCGGGGGCGAGTGACCACTTCGATTCGGGGCTGACGACCTACTCGTACGACGCCAAGCGCCGCCACCTCGGGGTCAGCCGCGAGGCGCTCGACGAACACGGCGCCGTCTCCGAACCGGTCGCCCGCGAGATGGCTCAGGGGGTCCGCGACGTCGCGGATACGACCTGGGGCGTCGCCGCGACCGGCGTCGCCGGCCCGACCGGCGGAAACGAGGACAAGCCCGTCGGAACGGTCTACATCGGCGTCTCCTACGCCGGGCCGTGGGGCTCGCAGTCCTCGTTCACGACCGCCTCTCGCTACGAGTTCGACGGCGACCGAGCGGCCGTCCGGGCGAAGACCGTCGACCAAGCACTCGAGGACCTGCTCGCCGCTGCCGGTGAGACGTCGCGGGGGTGAACGCTCCGCCGCAATCGACCGCTTCTCGCGCCTATTGGTTCGAGAACCTGACCGTCTCGGAGAGAAAGGTATTCGAGGATCCCCCGTCGAGTCACGCCTATCATGAATAAACGAGGCCACGTCCTCAACGCGATCCTGCTGAGTATCGGGCTCGGCTACCTGCTCGAACCGGTGGGTGATCTGGGGACGTTCGAGACGATCATCGAAATCGGCGTTCCGGTCACGCTCGGTGCCCTATTCCCGGACGTCGACACGGCGTTCGGCAGACACCGGAAGACGCTGCACAACCTCCCGATCCTGGTCGGATTTCTCGGCTTTCCGGTGCTCTTCGGAAACCTCGAGTACGTCTGGATCGGCATCCTGACGCACTACGCGCTCGACGTCGCGGGGAGCAAGCGGGGCATCGCGCTGTTTTACCCGATCTGGAAGAAGGAGTTCGGTCTCCCGAGCGGCGTCGCCGTAAGCAGCAAGCGAGCGGATCTGGTGACCGTTCTCGTGACCGCCGTCGAGCTAGCGCTCGCCGCCGCGATTATCTACGAACTGCCCCGACGAGGCGTCGAGATCGGCCGACAGGCGATCGGCATCTAACGGACACGCGCCACGCTTCCTCACAGGCCTGGTATCAGTTTCGGTGGCCGTGGCTCGAGCGTCGCGTCGAACGCGAGCAGTCCGCTCCAGCAGAATCGAGCGCAGACGACGAAACTACCGACGGTTCGGCGTCCACTCCTCGCAGGCGTCCATGTTCTCCATCGTCTCGTCGTGACGGCCGCAGTAGGGGACCATCCCGGACGACGAGCGGACGTACTCGAAGTGACTGCAGTTGCCGCAGTAGCGGTCGGCCGGCTCCGGCCGTTCCGTCGAGGAGTCGA
This DNA window, taken from Natronococcus sp. CG52, encodes the following:
- a CDS encoding winged helix-turn-helix transcriptional regulator, whose product is MSGFDNTKTRSMPTDGLVSNRSERVVLQTLSESGPITIPELADSLASHPATVERRCRELQRAGYVRQCTGGKFAVDENRWNARATDD
- a CDS encoding SLC13 family permease, which encodes MVFRSRRKYQSIIQRIWTYLWVLNEQTKAYLTLDGRAIAEDLDTLSKEEKRVARTAFADGGQQVNDGGGTAESGGDGSGGDDQSPFDVGGEYKLRQKIGFVLGPLLFAVLYLSPTPEGLTPEGQAVAAATAWIAVWWMSEAIPIPATSLLPIVLFPLTGALPAGETTPSYANPLIFLFMGGFFLAMAMQRWGLHRRIALRTIKAVGTEPSRLILGFMLATAFLSMWVSNSATVMMMVPIALAVIYQTADLVDETDLEIDTSEGNFSFGVALMLCIAYGASVGGVATLIGTPPNILFAGQAGELFGTTIGFAEWMLYGVPISIVGLVTVYLYVTRVAISPEFDQLPIGADTIDTELERLGSMGTQERMVLVVFVGMAAAWIGASLADQAGLVPVPEDVDTIVAIGGALVLFTLPTKTEDGDHTFLLDWTSGVEIPWGVILLFGGGLAIAAGFGDTGLAAWIGEQLAGLEGVSMVLIILTVVTMTIFLTEVTSNTATTAMLMPILAGVAVGIGVHPYGLMIAGATAASFAFMLPVATPPNAIVFGSGYITLPQMARVGVGLNVLGIILITLVALLWLPLAWGIDLGTLPTDFAEAFNG
- a CDS encoding 4-oxalocrotonate tautomerase family protein, whose amino-acid sequence is MPLLQFDTTRSLTPEERTALADRVTELYTSEMETTAGHVAVTIREHEASALHLGRAVEGPLLFLDAEIRRGRSFERKRAFALATMEYAGKTLEIPDENVKVVFTEHPGEAMMGVDRVGGEWSEE
- a CDS encoding MFS transporter, whose product is MDRSYWRTVSLVTTWQIAASICYYTVFAATPFFRTEFGLSRFQVGFVVTALTLGYAVFLLPVGALTDRFGEYRTLSLGLVGLATGAALVAGAPSVALLLAAAFFLGSTYAAAIPGTNKAVYDNIAAGRQNLAMGIKQVGVTAGSGISALLVTGLAGALFWQAGFLIAAAVGVVVAAVFAFLYTGSHDGGTAEYPDFRALSHNRPYRRLVAAGFFLGAALFTTTGYTVLFVAEEVGASIAFGGVVLAIVQLFGSVGRITTGWLSDALPGDPQFRIGAILIVQALAGAVLFAVVAAASTAIGAVVAFAALGFFVLGNTGVYYSCMATLVGADEMGGATAGGQLSLVAGSIVAPPAFGYLADGVGYRASWWLLGGGCVVAAALLLFVVRTEPPVDESAMSD
- a CDS encoding universal stress protein — protein: MYRILLAVDENETRGRAQAEAVLELPDTDDVFVDVVHVHEGMSGPDAEWAAGGFSEEYAEKMDENVRRRASLPASVETVTEILESSAVEYAVHESVGEPAETILAAASERDSDGIVIGIQKRSPVGKVLFGSVVQAVILDSDRPVTVVPER
- a CDS encoding ArsA family ATPase, with product MSGIDVEPVDETAEGDATATDEESHTIEVTPTDSVPDEQRETVAVDPSGEDIDGPDYVLYGGKGGVGKTTMAAATALDSARGGVSTLVVSTDPAHSLSDTFETDIPAEPDRIREDIPLYAAEIDPEAAVEEGQAAFAGQGGDMFGGLDEMVGEESPMDSLLGGPMPGSDEAAAMQLLLEYMDDDRFERVVVDTAPTGHTLRLLQLPEIMDTMMGRIVQFRQRIGGMIDGIKGMFGGQEIPDQEADLEDLEVLRERIERLRAALRDPARTDFRIVLVPEEMSVLESKRLRERLREFEIPVGTVVVNRVMEPLSDVTDDVEGEFLQPNLDDCEFCQRRWDVQQSALAEAQELFRGTDVRRVPLFAEEVQGEGMLEVVAACLR
- a CDS encoding pyridoxal phosphate-dependent aminotransferase, whose amino-acid sequence is MEYETPLFFHVMQYAAQADRDVVDMVSGNPDWEPPEALREGLHEYADLEPDQFQYPPSVGLRELREEIAARRGVDVEQVVITNGAGEANYLAMARALERDRGDEILLTDPVYPYYPGKTTMLGGTQSFVATDDEGQLEPADVRAAASGETAAIVVNSPNNPTGAVYPEETVRELVAIAEEYDAILVSDEVYDHYDLSGEFASALGFDSDHRVITNAFSKSMAITGFRVGYAVFPPHLVENAKSRHMLVNVAGSRPSQYAVLRALRETGPDYYERNRELLAERVETFTDALETAGAEYTTPQGSFYVMARFEGYPGTLENAERLIDEAGVAGMPGEAFGDSRSDWLRFALVTPRVSAAADRLAAYFDDS
- a CDS encoding CinA family protein, whose product is MNDEIERELPMQVADALRDEEETLAVAESCTGGLIGAAVTAVPGASDHFDSGLTTYSYDAKRRHLGVSREALDEHGAVSEPVAREMAQGVRDVADTTWGVAATGVAGPTGGNEDKPVGTVYIGVSYAGPWGSQSSFTTASRYEFDGDRAAVRAKTVDQALEDLLAAAGETSRG
- a CDS encoding metal-dependent hydrolase — translated: MNKRGHVLNAILLSIGLGYLLEPVGDLGTFETIIEIGVPVTLGALFPDVDTAFGRHRKTLHNLPILVGFLGFPVLFGNLEYVWIGILTHYALDVAGSKRGIALFYPIWKKEFGLPSGVAVSSKRADLVTVLVTAVELALAAAIIYELPRRGVEIGRQAIGI